The Saccharomyces mikatae IFO 1815 strain IFO1815 genome assembly, chromosome: 13 genome has a segment encoding these proteins:
- the FSH2 gene encoding putative serine hydrolase (similar to Saccharomyces cerevisiae FSH2 (YMR222C); ancestral locus Anc_8.741), which produces MTKNVLMLHGLAQSGEYFASKTKGFRTEMERLGYKLHYPTAPNEFPPADIPDFLGEVIADAPNDSDSTGVLAWLEDDPATDGYFIPQTTIDYLHSYVIENGPFSGIVGFSQGAGVAGYLATDFNGLLGLTAEEQPPLEFLMAFSGFRFQPQQYQEQYNLHPISIPSLHVQGELDTITEPIKVQGLYNSCTKESSTLMMHSGGHFVPNSRGFLRKITQWLQQLA; this is translated from the coding sequence ATGACTAAAAATGTTTTGATGCTACATGGGCTTGCCCAGTCTGGTGAATATTTTGCCTCTAAGACCAAGGGATTCCGTACAGAAATGGAAAGGTTAGGATACAAACTCCACTACCCCACAGCACCAAATGAATTTCCTCCAGCCGATATTCCTGATTTTTTGGGTGAAGTGATTGCTGATGCGCCAAATGACAGTGACAGTACTGGGGTGCTTGCATGGCTAGAAGATGACCCTGCCACCGATGGCTATTTCATACCACAGACGACTATCGACTATTTACACAGCTACGTGATTGAAAACGGTCCCTTCTCAGGTATTGTGGGATTTAGCCAAGGTGCTGGTGTTGCTGGATACCTAGCAACAGACTTCAATGGCTTGTTGGGTCTTACGGCAGAGGAACAGCCTCCGCTAGAGTTTCTCATGGCATTCAGTGGGTTCAGATTCCAACCACAACAATACCAAGAACAATACAATTTGCATCCAATATCGATTCCATCTCTACATGTACAGGGCGAACTTGACACTATCACAGAGCCGATTAAAGTACAAGGCCTGTACAATTCATGCACAAAAGAGTCCAGCACCTTAATGATGCATTCTGGGGGGCACTTCGTACCCAATTCTAGGGGATTTCTAAGGAAAATAACACAATGGCTTCAACAGCTAGCTTGA
- the UBP8 gene encoding ubiquitin-specific protease UBP8 (similar to Saccharomyces cerevisiae UBP8 (YMR223W); ancestral locus Anc_8.742) — protein MSICPHIQQVFQNEKSKEGVLKTCNAARFILNHSIPKEKLLNTMKCGTCHEINSGSTFMCLQCGYCGCWNHSHFLSHSKQIGHIFGINSNNGLLFCFKCEDYLGNIDLINDAILAKYWDDVSTKTTVPIMERRDGLSGLINMGSTCFMSSILQCLIHNPYFIRHSMSQIHSNKCKVGSPDKCFSCALDKIIQELYGVLNTDQPSPSSSATNRQTGFIYLLTCAWKINQNLAGYSQQDAHEFWQFIINQIHQSYTHDSPNAKEIDRVNNKRCECIVHSVFEGSLESSIVCPGCQKNSKTTIDPFMDLSLDIKDKKKLYECLDSFHKKEQLKDFNYHCGECNSTQDAIKQLGIHRLPSVLVLQLKRFEHLLNGSNRKLDDFIEFPTYLNMKSYCSTGESEKHTGNGKVPDIIYELIGIVSHRGTVNEGHYIAFCKISGGQWFKFNDSVVTSIAQGEVLKEQAYLLFYTIRQVN, from the coding sequence ATGAGCATTTGTCCACACATACAACAGGTATTTCAGAATGAGAAGTCCAAAGAAGGTGTTTTAAAAACTTGTAATGCTGCCCGATTTATACTAAATCATTCTataccaaaagaaaagctttTAAACACCATGAAATGTGGTACATGCCATGAAATAAACTCCGGGTCAACTTTTATGTGCCTGCAATGTGGATATTGTGGATGTTGGAACCATTCTCATTTTCTCTCTCATAGTAAACAAATTGGTCACATATTTGGTATAAACTCAAATAACGGTCTCTTGTTTTGCTTCAAATGTGAGGACTACTTGGGCAATATCGACCTTATTAACGATGCTATCCTAGCAAAGTATTGGGATGACGTCTCTACAAAAACCACAGTGCCCATCATGGAAAGAAGAGATGGACTTTCTGGCTTGATCAATATGGGATCCACGTGCTTTATGAGTAGTATTCTTCAATGTCTGATTCATAATCCGTACTTTATTAGGCATTCAATGAGTCAAATTCATTCAAATAAATGTAAAGTGGGCTCTCCTGATAAGTGCTTTTCATGTGCTCTCGATAAAATTATCCAAGAACTTTATGGAGTTTTGAATACAGATCAGCCTTCACCATCATCTTCAGCGACAAACCGGCAAACTGGCTTCATATATCTTTTAACTTGTGCCTGGAAAATCAACCAGAATTTAGCAGGTTATTCCCAACAAGATGCCCATGAATTTTGGCAATTTATAATTAACCAAATCCACCAAAGCTATACCCATGATTCGCCTAACGCTAAGGAAATAGACAGGGTAAATAATAAGCGATGTGAATGCATAGTACATAGTGTTTTCGAAGGCTCCTTGGAAAGCTCTATTGTATGCCCCGGCTGTCAAAAAAACTCGAAGACAACCATTGATCCTTTCATGGACCTTTCTCTTGATATCAAggacaagaaaaaactttatGAATGCCTTGACAGTTTCCataaaaaggaacaatTAAAGGATTTCAATTATCATTGTGGCGAATGTAATAGTACTCAAGATGCTATAAAACAATTAGGCATACACAGATTACCATCAGTTTTGGTTTTgcaattgaaaagattcGAACACTTACTTAATGGAAGTAATAGAAAGCTGgatgattttattgaatttccCACCTatttgaatatgaaaagTTACTGTTCAACTGGAGAAAGTGAAAAGCATACTGGAAATGGCAAGGTGCCAGACATTATTTACGAATTAATAGGTATTGTTTCTCACAGGGGGACAGTCAATGAGGGGCATTATATTGCCTTTTGTAAAATTTCCGGCGGACAATGGTTTAAATTCAATGATTCCGTAGTAACCTCCATTGCTCAAGGAGAGGTTTTGAAGGAACAAGcatatttattattctACACCATTCGTCAAGTAAATTGA
- the MRE11 gene encoding MRX complex nuclease subunit (similar to Saccharomyces cerevisiae MRE11 (YMR224C); ancestral locus Anc_8.744) codes for MEYPDPDTIRILVTTDNHVGYNENDPITGDDSWKTFHEVMMLAKNNNVDMVLQSGDLFHVNKPSKKSLYQVLKTLRLSCMGDKPCELELLSDPSQVFHYDEFSNVNYEDPNFNISIPVFGISGNHDDASGDSLLCPMDILHATGLINHFGKVIESDNIKVVPLLFQKGSTKLALYGLAAVRDERLFRTFKDGGVTFEVPTMREGEWFNLMCVHQNHTGHTNTAFLPEQFLPDFLDMVIWGHEHECIPNLVHNPTKRFDVLQPGSSVATSLCEAEAQPKNVFILEIKYGEPPKMTPVPLETVRTFKMRSISLQDVSHLRPHDKDTTSKYLIEQVEEMIDEANEETKQKLGEGAEGDDMVSELPKPLIRLRVDYGAPSNKQSPVDYQVENPRRFSNRFVGRVANGNNVVQFYKRRSPVTKSKKTGINEVNISDRDVEKLFSENGGELEVQTLVNDLLNKMQLSLLPEVGLNEAVKKFVDKDEKTALKEFISHEISNEVGILSANDDFLRTEDTEEMKALIKQVKRANSVRPAVTRENDDPSPSSNRNRLNSYQSSNRQLRNVPSDITQSYVDNESRMTSTNELESNKQTNKTKRERTTMKKKNASLPDSIFVSNTENGFEDNNSAQPDVDIDEDDIIMVSTDEEDASYSITNDKKTKTRSRPLASTKTSTKRGRGRATRTPKTDILGSLLAKKRK; via the coding sequence ATGGAGTATCCTGATCCAGACACGATACGGATCTTAGTTACTACAGACAATCATGTTGGGTACAACGAAAATGATCCCATCACTGGTGATGATTCTTGGAAAACTTTCCATGAAGTTATGATGCTAGCCAAAAACAACAACGTAGACATGGTCCTACAGTCAGGAGATCTTTTCCACGTGAATAAACCTTCCAAGAAATCACTTTATCAAGTACTAAAAACCTTAAGATTGTCTTGCATGGGCGACAAGCCTTGTGAGTTAGAATTGTTAAGCGATCCCTCACAAGTTTTCCATTACGATGAATTTAGCAACGTTAATTATGAAGATCCTAACTTTAATATTTCCATTCCAGTTTTCGGTATATCAGGTAATCATGATGACGCATCAGGAGACTCACTATTATGTCCTATGGATATACTTCATGCAACTGGCCTAATAAACCATTTTGGGAAAGTAATTGAATCTGATAACATAAAAGTTGTGCCATTATTATTTCAGAAAGGGTCTACTAAGTTAGCATTGTATGGGTTAGCTGCTGTTCGTGATGAAAGGTTATTTAGAACTTTTAAAGATGGTGGTGTCACTTTTGAAGTACCGACTATGCGTGAGGGAGAATGGTTCAACTTAATGTGCGTCCATCAAAACCACACTGGTCATACTAATACTGCATTTTTGCCTGAACAATTTTTGCCTGATTTTCTGGATATGGTGATATGGGGCCACGAGCATGAGTGCATCCCGAACCTTGTACATAATCCAACAAAGCGTTTTGATGTGCTACAACCTGGTTCATCTGTGGCCACTTCTCTTTGTGAGGCTGAAGCGCAACCTAAGAATGTGTTTATTCTCGAAATAAAATATGGAGAACCACCAAAAATGACCCCCGTGCCCTTGGAGACTGTACGAACATTCAAGATGAGATCCATTTCACTTCAAGATGTTTCCCATTTGAGGCCTCATGATAAGGATACTACGTCCAAGTACCTCATCGAAcaagttgaagaaatgattGACGAAGCtaatgaagaaactaaaCAAAAACTTGGAGAGGGTGCTGAAGGTGATGACATGGTCTCGGAATTACCGAAACCACTGATAAGATTACGTGTTGACTATGGTGCACCCTCTAATAAGCAATCCCCAGTAGATTATCAGGTTGAAAACCCGCGTAGATTTAGTAATCGATTTGTAGGACGTGTGGCCAACGGTAACAACGTTGTCCAGTTTTATAAAAGAAGGTCACCTGTTACTAAATCAAAAAAGACTGGTATAAACGAAGTAAATATCAGTGATAGAGATGTTGAGAAACTTTTTAGTGAGAATGGTGGTGAATTAGAAGTTCAGACTTTGGTTAATGACCTTTTGAACAAGATGCAGTTATCTCTACTACCGGAGGTAGGTTTAAACGAAgcagtaaaaaaatttgtagaCAAAGATGAGAAAACGGCACTCAAAGAATTTATTAGCCATGAAATATCAAACGAAGTGGGTATATTATCTGCTAATGATGATTTTCTAAGAACAGAAGATACAGAGGAAATGAAGGCACTAATAAAGCAAGTTAAACGAGCCAACTCAGTTAGACCAGCAGTTACCAGGGAAAATGATGATCCAAGTCCCTCTTCTAATCGTAACAGGCTAAATTCTTACCAGTCTAGTAATCGACAATTAAGGAATGTGCCTTCAGATATTACTCAATCCTACGTTGATAATGAGTCTCGAATGACCAGTACCAATGAACTTGAAAGCAACAAACAGACGAATAAAACCAAACGTGAACGAACcacaatgaaaaagaaaaatgcttCTCTTCCAGATTCAATTTTTGTCTCTAATACAGAGAATGGATTTGAGGATAATAATAGTGCTCAGCCAGACgttgatattgatgaggACGATATAATCATGGTCAGTACTGACGAAGAAGACGCTAGTTACAGTATAACTAATGAtaagaaaacgaaaacgAGAAGTCGTCCGCTTGCGAGCACCAAAACCTCTACCAAGAGGGGTAGAGGAAGAGCAACAAGGACACCAAAGACAGATATTCTTGGAAGTCTCCTTgctaagaaaagaaaataa
- the ORA1 gene encoding oxidoreductase (similar to Saccharomyces cerevisiae YMR226C; ancestral locus Anc_8.752), translated as MSQGRKAAERLAGKTVLITGASAGIGKATALEYLEASNGDMKLILAARRLEKLEELKKTIDEEFPNAKVHVTKLDITQTEKIKPFIENLPEEFKDIDILVNNAGKALGTDRVGEIDTQDVQDVFDTNVSALINVTQAVLPIFQAKNSGDIVNLGSVAGRDAYPTGSIYCASKFAVGAFTESLRMELINTKIRVILIAPGLVETEFSLVRYRGNEEQAKNVYKDTTPLMADDVADLIVYATSRKQNTVIADTLIFPTNQASPYHIFRG; from the coding sequence ATGTCTCAAGGTAGAAAAGCTGCAGAAAGATTGGCTGGCAAAACCGTTCTCATCACGGGTGCCTCTGCTGGTATTGGCAAAGCCACTGCATTAGAGTATTTGGAGGCATCCAATGGCGATATGAAATTAATCTTAGCCGCTAGAAGATTAGAAAAGCTCGaggaattgaagaagactATCGATGAAGAGTTTCCAAACGCAAAGGTCCATGTGACCAAACTGGACATCACACAGACAGAAAAGATCAAGCCCTTTATTGAAAACTTGCCAGAGGAGTTCAAAGACATTGATATTCTGGTGAACAACGCTGGTAAGGCTCTTGGTACGGACCGTGTTGGGGAGATTGATACACAGGACGTCCAGGACGTGTTCGACACCAACGTCTCGGCTTTGATTAATGTCACACAGGCTGTTCTGCCCATCTTCCAAGCTAAGAACTCAGGGGATATTGTGAACTTGGGCTCGGTAGCTGGCAGAGATGCATACCCAACGGGCTCCATCTATTGTGCATCTAAGTTTGCCGTCGGGGCTTTCACTGAGAGTTTGAGAATGGAACTTATAAACACTAAGATTAGAGTCATTCTAATTGCACCAGGGTTAGTCGAAACTGAGTTTTCCCTGGTTAGATACAGAGGTAACGAAGAACAAGCCAAGAATGTTTACAAGGACACCACTCCGTTGATGGCCGATGACGTGGCTGATTTGATTGTGTATGCGACTTCAAGGAAGCAGAACACTGTAATTGCAGACACACTAATCTTTCCTACCAACCAAGCGTCACCTTACCATATCTTTCGCGGGTGA
- the TAF7 gene encoding TATA-binding protein-associated factor TAF7 (similar to Saccharomyces cerevisiae TAF7 (YMR227C); ancestral locus Anc_8.754) codes for MAVIRIKKPREPKGEDQPLESEPKLKRIRIKAKVNDDDVKSKPKLKISLNKKKDNSDNKEKKNSLKLKLNLKKNEESLKKIHRTPKLRLKPIRIPGEAYDSEASDIEDDPLIETGVILRILPDIQLEFVKNSLESGDYSGISIKWKNERHAVVTINDVMYGAILVDLPTVIEVNKSVDRKNLLKTFDVSQMLLCIRSIQQEEEVYDLEAPDTEDLVVKHFEDIEDEIWENKETFLKGYNGAPLSDAEAKHMKEIALKGYDYKHGISPPLYNVRNRRFRRKMDPNEIDYVEKVVDMLLKQDKQAEEVSYDLVDRSELQTKQERVSSWENFKEEPGELSLGYVSKKEETHTIISAAAKQKEEDAEEEEELDLGAAFESEEERERSNADGDKDQLQEEVGDEVDQDTEGEDEEEDDEGDNEAAGGESESEDEKDENRQHTELLADELNELETTLTHTKYKLSKATNPLLKSRFVDSIKKLEKEAELKRKQLQQTEDSVQKQHKHRSDTETANNEDEEEEEEDEEEEEEEEEEEEEEEEEQEEEEEEVEEVEEIEENGENEDEGEHTQENKVVREADDAPAEEALDQNDLDMMMLFGAEGDE; via the coding sequence atggCTGTTATAAGGATTAAGAAGCCCAGGGAGCCAAAAGGAGAAGATCAGCCGTTGGAAAGCGAACCCAAGTTAAAGAGGATTCGCATAAAAGCTAAGGTGAATGATGACGATGTCAAATCAAAGCCTAAACTGAAAATAAGtttgaataaaaagaaagataatagtgacaataaagagaaaaagaattcttTGAAGCTAAAACtaaacttgaagaaaaatgaagaatcaCTCAAGAAGATACATAGAACCCCCAAACTACGTCTTAAACCTATTAGAATCCCTGGGGAAGCGTACGACTCAGAAGCTTCTGATATTGAGGACGATCCTTTAATCGAGACTGGTGTAATATTGAGAATACTTCCGGACATACAGTTAGAGTTTGTAAAGAATTCTTTAGAATCTGGTGATTACTCCGGGATAAGCATtaaatggaaaaatgaaagacaTGCTGTTGTGACGATAAACGACGTAATGTATGGCGCCATTTTGGTAGATTTACCCACCGTGATAGAAGTGAATAAGAGCGTTGatagaaaaaatcttctgAAAACATTTGATGTGTCACAAATGCTACTGTGCATAAGATCTAtacaacaagaagaagaagtataTGATTTAGAAGCACCAGATACGGAAGATCTGGTTGTTAAACATTTTGAAGATATAGAGGATGAAATCTgggaaaacaaagaaacttttttgaaaggtTACAATGGTGCGCCGTTAAGTGATGCGGAGGCCAAGCACATGAAAGAAATAGCTTTGAAGGGTTATGATTACAAACACGGAATATCGCCACCTTTATACAATGTTCGAAATAGACGATTCAGGCGGAAAATGGACCCCAATGAAATAGATTATGTAGAGAAAGTGGTTGATATGCTATTGAAGCAGGATAAGCAGGCCGAAGAAGTCAGTTATGATCTGGTAGATAGAAGTGAACTACAGACAAAGCAAGAGCGCGTCTCTAGTTGggaaaatttcaaagaggAGCCTGGGGAGCTTTCACTTGGTTATGtatcaaagaaagaggaGACACATACCATTATTTCAGCGGCAGCAAaacagaaagaagaagatgcagaagaagaagaagaacttgaCCTAGGAGCTGCGtttgaaagtgaagaagaaagagaacGGAGTAATGCTGATGGAGACAAGGATCAACTTCAGGAGGAAGTCGGTGATGAGGTGGATCAAGATACAGAAGgagaggatgaagaagaagatgacgaagGTGACAATGAAGCTGCAGGCGGAGAAAGTGAATCTGaggatgaaaaagatgaaaacaGACAGCACACGGAACTGCTTGCTGACGAGTTGAACGAATTAGAGACTACACTGACTCATACCAAGTATAAATTAAGCAAGGCAACCAATCCGCTTTTGAAAAGCAGGTTCGTCGATAGCATTAAGAAGCTTGAGAAGGAGGCTGAGTTGAAACGAAAGCAATTACAACAAACTGAAGATTCTGTCCAAAAGCAACATAAACACCGCTCTGACACAGAAACAGCGAacaatgaagatgaagaggaggaagaggaggatgaagaagaagaagaggaagaagaagaggaggaagaggaagaagaggaggaacaagaggaagaggaggaagaagtagaagaagtagaagaaatcgaagaaaatggaGAGAATGAGGATGAAGGAGAACACACACAAGAGAACAAAGTCGTGCGCGAAGCCGATGATGCTCCGGCAGAGGAAGCACTTGACCAGAACGATCTTGACATGATGATGCTATTTGGTGCAGAAGGTGACGAGTGA
- the MTF1 gene encoding RNA polymerase specificity factor (similar to Saccharomyces cerevisiae MTF1 (YMR228W); ancestral locus Anc_8.755): MINHKRKDITEYSSCVIHDNCLKLSGLAYMSVPIPSIKDISKLKFFYGFKYLWNPKVYDKIFDKLDLTKTYKNPKKLKVLDLYPGVGVQSAVFYNRYCPKQYSLIEKRSSLYKFLRAQYEESPLQILKKDPYDWSTYSNLIDEERIFVPEIQTSNHINDSFLTVANVTGEGSEGLIMQWLSCIGNKNWLYRFGKVKMLLWMPSTTARKLLARAGTHSRSKCSVVREAFTDTKLIAISDADELEKFDSQCLNEWDPIVFSAADMWPTKGKPIALVEMDPIDFDFDVENWDYVTRHLMILKRTPLSTVMDSLGHGGQQYFNSRITNKDLLKKCPIDLTNDEFIYLTRLFAEWPFKPDILLDFVDMYQTEHSG; this comes from the coding sequence ATGATAAATCACAAAAGGAAAGATATTACTGAATACAGTTCCTGCGTAATTCACGACAACTGTTTGAAGCTGTCAGGCTTAGCATATATGTCTGTTCCAATCCCCAGTATCAAAGATATCTCCAAACTCAAGTTTTTTTATGGTTTCAAATATTTATGGAATCCGAAAGTATATGACaaaatctttgataaaCTAGATTTAACTAAAACGTATAAAAATCCAAAGAAACTGAAAGTGCTTGACCTATACCCTGGTGTCGGTGTACAATCTGCTGTTTTTTATAACAGGTATTGCCCCAAGCAGTATTCTCTAATAGAAAAACGTTCGAGTCTCTACAAATTTTTAAGAGCCCAATATGAAGAGTCTCCTTTACAAATACTTAAAAAAGACCCGTATGACTGGTCAACCTACTCGAATTTAATTGATGAAGAGCGCATCTTTGTTCCCGAAATCCAAACATCGAATCATATCAATGATAGTTTTTTAACTGTTGCGAACGTGACGGGGGAAGGGTCTGAAGGTCTTATAATGCAGTGGTTGTCATGTATTGGAAACAAGAACTGGTTGTATAGATTTGGTAAAGTGAAGATGTTGTTATGGATGCCAAGTACTACCGCTAGAAAACTTCTTGCTAGAGCAGGCACGCATTCTAGGTCCAAATGTTCCGTAGTAAGAGAGGCATTCACGGATACTAAACTTATTGCCATATCAGATGCAGATGAATTAGAGAAATTTGATAGTCAATGTTTAAATGAATGGGATCCCATTGTATTTAGTGCTGCCGATATGTGGCCTACAAAGGGAAAGCCAATTGCATTAGTAGAAATGGACCCAATTGATTTTGACTTTGACGTAGAAAATTGGGATTATGTCACGAGACacttgatgattttgaaaagaacgCCATTGAGTACTGTCATGGACTCACTGGGACATGGTGGACAGCAATATTTTAATAGCCGAATAACTAATAAGGACCTGCTAAAAAAGTGTCCTATTGATTTAACTAATGACGAGTTTATATACCTAACAAGGTTGTTCGCAGAATGGCCCTTTAAACCGGATATTCTATTGGACTTCGTTGATATGTATCAAACAGAGCACTCcggttga